The following DNA comes from Candidatus Polarisedimenticolia bacterium.
TCGTCGAGCCGGGCACGCAGCGCCGCTGGCTCATCGATGCCACGCCTGATTTCCGGGAGCAGCTCCGGATTCTGGATGAGCTGGCTCCGTCCGAATCGAGTCCCGCCCTGGACGGGATCTTTCTGACCCACGCCCACGTCGGCCATTACACCGGCCTGATGCAGCTCGGGCGCGAAGTAATGGGGACGAACAGCGTCCCGGTCTATGCGATGCCCAGGATGCGGCGCTATCTCGAGACCTCGGGCCCGTGGGACCAGCTGGTCAAGCTGAAGAACATCGACATCAGGCCCCTGGAAGCTGGAAGGGAAGTCATGCTCTCCGGGAAGCTGACCGTGACGCCGCTTCCGGTCCCGCACCGCGACGAGTACAGCGAGACGGTGGGTTACCGCATCCGCGGGCCGGCGCGTTCCGTCCTCTATATTCCCGACATCGACAAATGGGAGAAGTGGGGCACGCCGCTGGAAAAGGCGCTGGCCTCGGTGGACGTGGCCTATGTCG
Coding sequences within:
- a CDS encoding MBL fold metallo-hydrolase, with translation MTLRWLILAAVMVAVLACLPLGASEPGGEASKNPYVVVLGIAQDGGYPQAGCRQRCCAPAWRDPARRRHVASLAIVEPGTQRRWLIDATPDFREQLRILDELAPSESSPALDGIFLTHAHVGHYTGLMQLGREVMGTNSVPVYAMPRMRRYLETSGPWDQLVKLKNIDIRPLEAGREVMLSGKLTVTPLPVPHRDEYSETVGYRIRGPARSVLYIPDIDKWEKWGTPLEKALASVDVAYVDGTFYAEGELPGRNMSEIPHPFIVETMARLAGLAEKERAKVRFLHLNHSNPALDPRGDARRRITRAGFSVADEGERQAL